CGTCATCTCGACCCATATTGTGGATGAAGTCAGGCGGCTGGCCGATTACATCGTGCTGATGCATCAGGGACAGCTGCTGGGAATGGCTGAGAAGGACAGTCTGTTCAGCTCATGGACAGAGCTGTGGGTACAAATCGAAGGCGAGCAGGAGCTGCAGGAGCTGGCAGCCGAGCTGCCGCAGGCACTGGAGCTTAAGTTTACGGCGCCGGGGATGGCTTCACTTTTAACCCAACAAATTTATCTGTATGAGAAACGCATCCAGGATTTAGGCGTAAAGGTACTGAAGAGCCGCAGCCTGGAGCTGGATGAAATCCTAAGCTTATGGACCCGGGGACATCGTCCGGTTCTGATCGACCAGAAGAGAGGGGAATAAGAATGGAAGCATTGCAGTTGGAGCAGGTAGTGAAGCAGTACGGCGAGAAGACAGCAGTCAACGGAATTAGTCTCAAAGTGGAGCGGGGCGAGATTTACGGCCTGCTGGGTGCCAACGGCGCCGGCAAAACAACGACCATGCGTATGGTCCTCGGTCTGATCTACCCGGACGGCGGCCGTATCCTATATAACGGTAAGCCTTACAGCAAGGAGCTTCAGCATCTGACAGGATATCTCCCTGAGGAACGGGGGCTGTATCCGAAGGTTAAGGTCAGCGACCAGATTATCTATCTGGCCCGGCTGCGCGGGATGCCGGCCAGTGAGGCGGATAAGAGCCTGAAGTATTGGCTGGACCGGTTCGATGTTCCGGAATACTACAATAAGAAGATTGAAGAGCTGTCCAAGGGTAACCAGCAGAAAATGGGCTTCGTCGCTGCCGTGGTTCACAAGCCGGAGATCCTCATCCTGGATGAAGCCTTCAGCGGCCTTGATCCGGTGAATGTGGAGCTGCTGAAGGATACGGTCAAAGAGCTGCGCGATCAAGGCACCAGCATCCTGTTCTCCACCCACCGGATGGAGCATGTCGAGGAGTTATGCCGCAATATTACGATTCTTGACCGCTCGAATACTGTCGTTCAAGGTGATATCCGGGAGATCAAGAAGGGATACCCGCGGGAGCATGTCGTCCTGCGCACTGCCGGAGAAGTGACCGGGCTGGCGGAGATTGCCGGAGTGACCGGAGTGGAGCGGCAAGAGCGGGGATATCTGCTGTCCATCAGCGAGATTGGCGCTGCACAGCGCATTCTGCAGGCGGCGATGGCTCAAGGCGAGGTCGAGCATTTCGAGATCAAGGAACCGACGCTAAACCAAATCTTCATCAGAGCGGTGGGTGAATCCAATGAATAAAATGGCAACCATTATCGGCTTCACATTCAAGAACAAGGTAAAGACGAAATCCTTCATGATCACTACCCTGATCCTGGTTCTCCTGCTCAGCATCGGGATGAATATCCCTTATCTGATCAAGGTGTTCAAGGGAGAGGACGGTGCCAAGGACGCGACACAGATCGGAGTCGTTGCCGAGCAGGGCTTCCGGCCTGCCGAGCTGCTGCTTGCTTATACCCCGCCGGCTGAAGCAGAAGATAAAGTCGTATTCACCGCTTATCCTTCCGCCGAGGATGCAACGCTTAAGCAGGGGATTGAGGATGGGAAAATTGAAGGGTATCTGACTTTTGCCGCAGAGGGCAGTGAAGGTGTGCCCCCGGTAACGTATCACAGCAAAGACGGAGACATCAGCAGCAAGCTGAGAACGAATCTGCAGGCCGCCTTGCAGCAGGTGAACACCGGCCTGATTGTCGGCGACAAGCTGACCGAGAGCCAGGTGGCGGCGATCTTCGCTCCGGTGTCGATCGATACCGCGCAGCTTAGTACGGACGGGGCTGCGGGAGGCGCAGACCAAGTTCGGGATAAACCGCCCATCAATTATGTGGTGGTCTACGTCCTGCTGATGCTGTTCTTCATGTCCGTCATGATGACCGGCAACATGATTTCAGCCGAGATTACCTCGGAGAAAAGCTCGCGCATTATGGAAATCCTCATTACCAGCGCTTCGCCGTTAACTCAAATGTTCGGCAAGGTCATCGGCATTTTCCTGGTCGGACTGATGCAGATTGCCATTATCTCGGCCAGCATTGCAGTTAACCTGATGCTGCCGCACAATTCCGGCATTCTGAGTGATTTTGATATGGATCTGGGCCAGCTGGATGTAGGAATTCTTGTATATGGCTTCATCCTGTATATCCTGGGCTACTTCCTGTACGCCTTGATGTATGCCGCCGTCGGCTCGATTGTCAGCCGGACCGAGGACCTCGGCCAGGCTGTCATGCCAGTGATGATGCTGGGCTTCGTCAGCTTCTACCTGCCGCTGTTCAGCATCTCGAACCCGGATACGCTGCTGGTCAAGGTAGCCAGCTTCGTGCCATTCACCTCTTCGCTCAGCCTGCTGCTGCGCATCGGGGTCGGGGAGGTCGCCCTCTGGGAGATCATGGTCTCGCTGGCGATCCTGCTGGCGACCACCTTCCTCTTCGGCTGGCTTGCCGCCAAGATCTACCGCACCGGCGTCCTGATGTACGGCAAGCGCCCTAGCATCAAAGAGATCAGAAAAGCGATGAAGGCTTATAAAATCTAAGAGTGCACACAACTAAAACCTAAGGGCATAATGGATTTCGCGCAAGGGATGCTGGCAGGATTGTAAGTTACGGGCTGCTTAGACGCTTGTGACCTAATGAATAGTTGTTGTAGAAAGACCCGTCCAGTTCAATGGACGGGTCTTTCTTTGAAACCATTGAACATTAATGAAAAAAATACCATAAAAGTATTGATAGAGGAAGGAATAATATGCAAAATATAACCATATCTAGATTTAATAACTTATGAGGGAGAGGTGCATTATCTACATGCAGAGCAAAAGGAAAGCGCTAACAATTTAGCTTGTAGCATTGCTAACGTTCACTATTCCTATCTTAAATTCTACTGCAAACGCACATGAAATTTATTATACCGGTCCAACGAGTAATCCGACTGCTTATCCAATTAAATGGGATAATATCAGTAATGGTAAGGCTTATTTGAAAATTAATGGAGATAACTTAAGCACTGAATACAGTAGCGCATATACTACTGCCTCATATTTATGGCCCACTTACTCACAAAAAGTAACAACAAGCCAAACCAGTTTTGGGGCTTCCACTCTGGATATTGCCTCGACCACTAAAGCCTATTGGGACCAAAGATTCGGTATTATAGGAACGGGCGTACTTGGAATAACTGACTCTAAGTCAACCGACGGATACATTATTAATTCTTCCAATGTACAAAACTCCTCAAGGAAAATTAGATATGCACAAATTTTTATGACACCCTATACTT
This region of Paenibacillus sp. FSL K6-1096 genomic DNA includes:
- a CDS encoding ABC transporter permease gives rise to the protein MNKMATIIGFTFKNKVKTKSFMITTLILVLLLSIGMNIPYLIKVFKGEDGAKDATQIGVVAEQGFRPAELLLAYTPPAEAEDKVVFTAYPSAEDATLKQGIEDGKIEGYLTFAAEGSEGVPPVTYHSKDGDISSKLRTNLQAALQQVNTGLIVGDKLTESQVAAIFAPVSIDTAQLSTDGAAGGADQVRDKPPINYVVVYVLLMLFFMSVMMTGNMISAEITSEKSSRIMEILITSASPLTQMFGKVIGIFLVGLMQIAIISASIAVNLMLPHNSGILSDFDMDLGQLDVGILVYGFILYILGYFLYALMYAAVGSIVSRTEDLGQAVMPVMMLGFVSFYLPLFSISNPDTLLVKVASFVPFTSSLSLLLRIGVGEVALWEIMVSLAILLATTFLFGWLAAKIYRTGVLMYGKRPSIKEIRKAMKAYKI
- a CDS encoding zinc-dependent metalloprotease family protein — protein: MLTFTIPILNSTANAHEIYYTGPTSNPTAYPIKWDNISNGKAYLKINGDNLSTEYSSAYTTASYLWPTYSQKVTTSQTSFGASTLDIASTTKAYWDQRFGIIGTGVLGITDSKSTDGYIINSSNVQNSSRKIRYAQIFMTPYTSMYSGSNPTIHKIATITHEIGHALGLGHPNELYYPTNAESIMRTGGNYEDYYVPRPHDTSDLNNKY
- a CDS encoding ATP-binding cassette domain-containing protein — its product is MEALQLEQVVKQYGEKTAVNGISLKVERGEIYGLLGANGAGKTTTMRMVLGLIYPDGGRILYNGKPYSKELQHLTGYLPEERGLYPKVKVSDQIIYLARLRGMPASEADKSLKYWLDRFDVPEYYNKKIEELSKGNQQKMGFVAAVVHKPEILILDEAFSGLDPVNVELLKDTVKELRDQGTSILFSTHRMEHVEELCRNITILDRSNTVVQGDIREIKKGYPREHVVLRTAGEVTGLAEIAGVTGVERQERGYLLSISEIGAAQRILQAAMAQGEVEHFEIKEPTLNQIFIRAVGESNE